One stretch of Alcaligenes aquatilis DNA includes these proteins:
- a CDS encoding DUF4880 domain-containing protein — protein MTTYQGELLEHTQAHAQAAYWFTRLNSGEATAAELREFEDWRRDNPENERSYRYICYFCDASLDAPEHEIRRLLASSGEKAALLKPYHRGLLAGLFVLALALTVFFFWPERVLRQEHLISGAQTLEQRFVDGAVVQLGPDSALEIREYEDRLNLQLLRGQVTLLLADPTPKSVTVFSSFAQARSNKGQFSAFLNSDQMTFAVDTGSIEVSSGTWWRRQIRVLIPGQYLDVDRWSGMKRVQPAPVSPNEAD, from the coding sequence ATGACGACATATCAAGGGGAGCTGCTGGAGCATACGCAGGCTCACGCACAAGCTGCTTATTGGTTTACTCGCTTGAACTCCGGCGAGGCGACTGCAGCCGAATTACGAGAGTTTGAAGATTGGCGTCGTGACAATCCAGAAAATGAACGTTCATATCGATACATTTGCTATTTTTGTGACGCCAGTCTGGATGCGCCCGAGCATGAAATCCGCCGTTTATTGGCCAGTTCGGGTGAGAAGGCGGCGTTGCTCAAGCCTTATCACCGAGGTCTGCTGGCCGGTTTGTTTGTTTTAGCCTTGGCGCTGACGGTGTTTTTCTTTTGGCCGGAGCGGGTACTACGACAAGAGCATCTGATTTCGGGGGCACAAACGCTGGAGCAGCGGTTTGTGGATGGCGCGGTGGTGCAATTGGGCCCCGACTCCGCTCTCGAAATCCGCGAGTACGAGGACAGGCTGAATCTGCAACTATTACGCGGTCAGGTCACTTTGCTGCTGGCTGACCCCACACCAAAGAGCGTGACGGTCTTTTCCAGCTTTGCGCAGGCGCGCAGCAACAAGGGGCAGTTTTCGGCCTTTTTGAACAGCGATCAAATGACGTTTGCGGTGGATACAGGTTCGATCGAAGTCTCCAGTGGAACATGGTGGCGCCGACAGATTCGGGTCTTGATTCCGGGTCAGTATCTTGATGTTGACCGGTGGTCTGGCATGAAACGGGTTCAACCCGCTCCTGTATCTCCCAATGAGGCCGACTAA